One Corynebacterium tuberculostearicum DNA window includes the following coding sequences:
- a CDS encoding glycine betaine ABC transporter substrate-binding protein, producing MDEHPEIEELFAPLSQLLTDEKMQELNARVDVDGEDYITVALDFLKEENLIAD from the coding sequence GTGGACGAGCACCCAGAGATTGAAGAGCTCTTCGCTCCCCTTTCGCAGTTGCTTACCGACGAAAAGATGCAGGAACTCAACGCCCGCGTCGACGTCGATGGCGAAGACTACATCACCGTGGCGCTAGATTTCTTGAAGGAAGAAAACCTGATCGCGGACTAG
- a CDS encoding amino acid permease produces MSHTTANAPASPASPPTTGGAGTSPSGQVTTNKAVNSQWTITLFGTAVGAGILFLPISAGSFGFIPLLVATLLIFPMTYLAHRAFSWIISYSPLHGEDVLAVLTHFFGRGNGIILAIIYWFTIFPVVLIYGVSITNTVDSFIVNQLGGPEISRYILAPLCVGLMTLALAFGNAIMLKIAQFVVYPLIVALAAVSLYLIPQWDLGSFLEAGDHSAGGVLKAIILILPVLVFSFSFVAAISQFSLGMEKEYGADHHAQSDKVIRNSAILLTIFTMFFVWSCALAMGADGMQEANDKNLPVLSYFANETGTQFMAYMAPIVVICAVASSYFGHALGTIEGTQYLFNLGAPKATKKMSTRTLDLWTYLFIFVSTSLVGIFNPSILDMISVVGGVFFAFMTYLLPIWVIYRVEALARFRGNKTNFFVAIMGLIVLFATIWGMF; encoded by the coding sequence ATGTCTCACACGACTGCGAATGCGCCCGCTTCACCAGCCAGCCCACCCACCACTGGCGGTGCAGGTACTTCACCCAGCGGCCAGGTGACCACTAATAAGGCCGTCAATAGCCAATGGACCATCACGCTCTTCGGCACCGCCGTGGGTGCAGGCATCCTCTTCCTGCCGATTTCGGCCGGCAGCTTCGGCTTCATCCCGCTACTGGTGGCTACCCTGCTCATCTTCCCAATGACCTACCTGGCCCACCGCGCGTTTTCTTGGATCATCAGCTATTCCCCGCTACACGGCGAAGATGTCCTCGCGGTACTCACTCACTTCTTCGGCCGCGGCAATGGCATCATCCTGGCAATCATCTACTGGTTCACCATCTTCCCGGTGGTGCTCATCTACGGCGTATCGATTACGAATACGGTCGATAGCTTCATCGTCAACCAGCTGGGCGGCCCGGAAATCTCCCGCTACATCCTGGCGCCACTGTGCGTGGGCCTCATGACACTCGCGCTCGCCTTTGGCAACGCCATCATGCTCAAGATTGCCCAGTTCGTGGTCTACCCGCTCATCGTGGCGCTCGCAGCGGTATCGCTCTACCTCATCCCGCAATGGGACTTGGGCTCCTTCCTGGAAGCCGGCGACCACAGCGCCGGCGGCGTCCTCAAGGCCATCATCCTCATCCTTCCAGTATTGGTCTTCTCCTTCTCCTTCGTTGCCGCCATCTCCCAGTTCTCCCTGGGCATGGAGAAGGAATACGGCGCGGACCACCACGCGCAGTCCGATAAAGTCATCCGCAACTCCGCCATCCTGCTGACCATCTTCACCATGTTCTTCGTCTGGTCCTGCGCCCTGGCCATGGGCGCGGACGGCATGCAGGAGGCTAATGACAAGAACCTGCCGGTACTCTCCTACTTCGCCAACGAAACCGGCACCCAGTTTATGGCCTACATGGCGCCCATTGTCGTTATTTGCGCGGTGGCCTCCTCCTACTTCGGCCACGCCCTTGGCACCATCGAGGGCACCCAGTACCTCTTCAACCTGGGCGCGCCAAAGGCCACGAAGAAGATGTCTACGCGCACGCTCGACCTGTGGACCTACCTCTTCATCTTTGTTTCAACCTCCCTGGTAGGTATTTTCAACCCCTCCATCCTGGATATGATTTCCGTCGTGGGCGGTGTCTTCTTCGCCTTCATGACCTACCTGCTACCCATCTGGGTCATCTACCGCGTGGAGGCACTGGCACGGTTCCGGGGCAACAAGACCAACTTCTTCGTGGCGATCATGGGTCTTATCGTGCTCTTCGCCACCATCTGGGGAATGTTCTAA
- a CDS encoding YrhK family protein has product MSEQEKDPDLKIKLGQNNEIKIKNKYETFSIANDIAISVVFILGSVLTLAGMSMVATVFYLLGSLGMAARPAIRLKRRTHLQRIGADANTAESYDY; this is encoded by the coding sequence ATGTCAGAACAGGAAAAGGATCCCGACCTAAAGATTAAGCTCGGGCAGAACAACGAAATCAAAATTAAAAACAAGTACGAGACGTTTTCCATCGCCAATGACATCGCCATCTCTGTGGTCTTCATCCTTGGCTCAGTGCTGACACTGGCCGGCATGTCAATGGTCGCCACCGTCTTCTACCTTCTCGGCAGCCTGGGCATGGCAGCCCGCCCAGCTATCCGCTTGAAGCGGCGCACGCACCTGCAACGCATTGGAGCGGATGCCAATACCGCCGAAAGCTACGACTACTAG
- a CDS encoding MFS transporter, whose protein sequence is MSPLTAQPPAKDVVPAQVEDAEETRRQHRSAIKAAFIGTFIEWFDYAAYIYMSAIISRVFFPEMEGRRALIMTFALFALSFLVRPLGGIVWGHFGDKYGRIHTLTVSIVMMSVATACIGFLPGYSTIGFAASILLLLCRMVQGFSAAGEYAGAATHLAEIAPAGKRGIYSAVVPSATASGLLLGSLIAALLTGVLDDTALDSWGWRVPFLIALPLGLYGLWIRRNTEESSHFEDQDEPEESPLREVLKYPKALAIAFAGAVLNAIGFYVILTYLPTYLSEELGMVATPAFIASSVASAFYVGFALLTGMLSDRLGRRTTMLCAAAFMGATIIPAFMLLDGAGLFLVIIIQVCLGGVLALNDGVLPSFLSEQFPTHVRLSGFALTFNTANAVFGGTAPMIATWLIDVTGLQLAPAFYLVAAALVTGIAVLFASKKNKLHE, encoded by the coding sequence ATGTCTCCTCTCACAGCCCAACCCCCAGCCAAGGACGTTGTGCCGGCGCAGGTAGAGGATGCGGAAGAAACCAGGCGCCAGCATCGCTCGGCCATTAAGGCGGCGTTTATTGGCACCTTCATCGAGTGGTTCGACTATGCGGCCTATATCTATATGTCCGCGATTATCTCCCGTGTGTTCTTTCCGGAGATGGAAGGCCGCCGCGCGCTGATTATGACGTTTGCGCTCTTCGCGTTGTCGTTCCTAGTGCGGCCCTTGGGCGGCATCGTGTGGGGTCACTTTGGTGATAAATACGGGCGCATCCATACGCTGACGGTGTCTATTGTGATGATGTCGGTGGCAACTGCGTGCATCGGTTTCCTGCCGGGCTATTCCACCATAGGCTTTGCCGCCTCCATCTTGCTATTGCTGTGCCGCATGGTGCAGGGCTTTTCCGCAGCCGGCGAGTATGCGGGCGCGGCCACGCACCTGGCTGAGATTGCCCCAGCCGGCAAGCGTGGCATCTATTCGGCGGTGGTGCCCTCCGCGACGGCCTCGGGCTTGCTCTTGGGCTCGCTCATTGCGGCGCTGCTGACTGGAGTCCTTGATGATACCGCCCTGGATTCCTGGGGTTGGCGTGTGCCATTCCTGATTGCGCTGCCTTTGGGTCTATACGGCCTGTGGATTCGCCGCAACACGGAAGAGTCCTCCCACTTTGAGGACCAGGATGAGCCGGAGGAGTCCCCGCTGCGCGAGGTTCTGAAGTACCCCAAGGCCCTAGCCATTGCCTTTGCGGGCGCGGTGCTCAACGCCATTGGCTTCTACGTCATTTTGACTTACCTGCCCACTTACCTGTCGGAGGAGTTGGGCATGGTCGCGACGCCGGCATTTATCGCGTCCTCGGTGGCGTCCGCATTCTATGTGGGCTTTGCCCTGCTCACCGGCATGCTTTCGGACCGTCTTGGTCGCCGCACGACGATGCTGTGCGCGGCCGCCTTCATGGGCGCGACCATCATTCCGGCCTTCATGCTTCTCGATGGCGCCGGGCTCTTCCTTGTCATTATCATTCAGGTCTGCTTGGGCGGCGTGCTGGCGCTTAACGACGGCGTCCTGCCCTCCTTCCTTTCCGAACAATTCCCCACCCACGTGCGCCTGTCCGGTTTCGCGTTGACGTTTAATACCGCCAACGCTGTATTTGGCGGTACCGCACCGATGATTGCCACGTGGCTTATTGACGTCACGGGCCTGCAGCTCGCCCCCGCCTTCTATTTGGTGGCCGCGGCGCTGGTGACCGGCATCGCAGTTCTCTTCGCATCGAAGAAAAATAAGCTGCACGAGTAG
- a CDS encoding threonine/serine ThrE exporter family protein: MAQQFDPEMHRQMGVEADVVLRVGMLLMGAGTSGYRVLRGMKRSARALGFDHLDATVGLTQITCTFHRGEYFRTVIARQHSPAVDASRIEALEDLTHNRLYAGITAQELAAMLDTIEHNVKKRWGGLTLSFAAAIACAAFAYLNFFPLEAVGLVALAAFAGQFVRYTVLHRHVHQIGGVIAGGATASIVFFLLTEFFGAIGSVEPSELSSGFVAAVLFLIPGFPLFSALIDIARFDLDAGIVRLGYAFTVIFTAAFTVSMVSWLTKLSPDPPAPAQDMQWFLLAPLASFLGIAGFAFLFNSSRRMVLVAACVGTVANELRLILIHAGTTIFFAAFVGGLIIGLLGAVASKRARLPRITTTVPAAVIMIPGVTMFRAVFYLNDGQMDQALANVATGMMVVGSIGAGLVFSRLLTDKDWAFGRLIDFDKKLPQRPSSA, translated from the coding sequence ATGGCACAACAATTTGATCCAGAGATGCATCGGCAAATGGGTGTCGAGGCGGACGTTGTATTGCGGGTGGGAATGCTCCTAATGGGTGCCGGCACCTCTGGTTATCGCGTACTTAGAGGGATGAAACGGAGTGCGCGAGCATTGGGGTTTGACCATCTAGATGCCACAGTGGGTCTGACGCAGATTACCTGTACGTTTCACCGCGGCGAATACTTCCGGACGGTCATTGCTCGGCAACATTCGCCTGCAGTTGATGCCTCTCGGATTGAAGCCTTGGAAGATTTAACCCACAATCGCCTCTACGCAGGGATCACCGCTCAGGAATTAGCGGCGATGCTGGATACTATCGAGCATAATGTCAAAAAGCGCTGGGGCGGTCTAACTCTTTCTTTCGCTGCCGCGATCGCATGTGCGGCGTTTGCGTATCTTAATTTTTTCCCGCTGGAAGCAGTGGGGTTGGTTGCTTTGGCGGCGTTTGCAGGCCAGTTTGTTCGTTATACAGTTCTCCACCGTCACGTTCATCAAATTGGAGGAGTGATTGCTGGTGGTGCGACGGCAAGCATAGTTTTCTTCTTGTTGACGGAATTTTTCGGGGCTATAGGCTCGGTGGAACCCAGTGAACTGTCCTCGGGTTTTGTGGCGGCCGTTTTATTCCTGATTCCCGGGTTTCCACTTTTCTCTGCTTTGATCGACATAGCGCGATTTGATCTTGATGCGGGGATTGTCAGATTGGGGTACGCCTTTACCGTCATATTCACGGCGGCTTTCACGGTCTCTATGGTTAGCTGGCTGACAAAACTTAGTCCTGACCCACCTGCACCTGCGCAGGATATGCAATGGTTTCTGTTGGCGCCGCTGGCAAGTTTTCTGGGCATTGCTGGGTTTGCTTTTCTTTTTAACTCTTCTCGCCGCATGGTCTTAGTAGCGGCGTGCGTTGGAACCGTGGCAAATGAGCTTCGTTTGATTCTAATTCACGCGGGAACAACCATTTTCTTTGCAGCCTTTGTGGGTGGATTAATCATCGGGTTGCTGGGGGCAGTAGCTTCTAAAAGGGCGCGTCTTCCTCGTATTACAACCACCGTTCCGGCCGCGGTGATTATGATCCCAGGGGTGACAATGTTCCGGGCGGTGTTTTATTTGAACGATGGTCAGATGGATCAAGCGTTGGCCAATGTGGCAACTGGAATGATGGTAGTTGGATCTATTGGTGCCGGTTTGGTGTTTTCTCGCTTGCTTACTGATAAGGATTGGGCCTTTGGTCGCCTAATTGATTTTGATAAAAAGCTTCCGCAACGGCCTTCTTCCGCATGA